Proteins encoded together in one Mus caroli chromosome 4, CAROLI_EIJ_v1.1, whole genome shotgun sequence window:
- the Ggh gene encoding gamma-glutamyl hydrolase: MANLGYLLCLLGLLLCGLASPGMTRPYNHGSERPIIGIIMQECFGKMAKLGNYYIAASYVKYIESAGARVVPIRLDLSDAEYEELFRSINGVLLPGGGANLTDSGYSRVAKIFFSKAIESFDNGDHFPVWGTCLGFEELSVLVSGENLLTSTDTKSEKLPLNFTEGARKSRMFQHFPTELLDSLALENLTANFHKWSLSVKNFTENEKLKKFFNILTTNTDGKTEFISSMEGFKYPVYAVQWHPEKAPFEWKELDGISHAPNAVKTSFYLAEFLVSEARKNNHHFENEVKETASLIYKFYPIYTGNISSFQQSYMFD, encoded by the exons ATGGCGAACCTGGGCTACCTGCTGTGCTTGTTGGGTTTGCTACTATGTGGGCTTGCAAGTCCTGGGATGACCAGACCCTACAACCATGGCTCCGAGAGGCCCATCATCG gaATAATAATGCAAGAATGTTTTGGGAAAATGGCGAAGTTGGGGAACTACTACATTGCTGCATCCTATGTGAAGTATATAGAGTCTGCAGGTGCACGAGTTGTGCCCATAAG GCTCGATCTTAGTGATGCAGAGTATGAAGAACTTTTTAGATCTATTAATGG AGTTctccttcctggaggaggtgcTAACCTAACAGATTCAGGTTATTCCAGAGTGGCCAAAATATTTTTCAGCAAGGCTATAGAG AGCTTTGATAATGGAGACCATTTTCCTGTGTGGGGAACATGCCTTGGATTTGAGGAGCTTTCTGTCCTGGTTAGTGGAGAGAACTTACTAACGAGTACAGACACTAAGTCAGAGAAATTGCCCTTGAACTTCACTGAAG GTGCAAGGAAGAGCAGAATGTTCCAACATTTTCCTACTGAGTTATTGGATTCACTAGCATTAGAAAATCTGACCGCAAATTTTCACAAATGGAGCCTCTCTGTGAAG aattttacagaaaatgaaaagttaaagaAGTTTTTCAATATATTAACAACCAATACAGATGGCAAAACTGAGTTCATTTCATCCATGGAAG GATTTAAATATCCAGTGTATGCTGTCCAGTGGCATCCTGAGAAAGCACCGTTTGAGTGGAAGGAACTGGACGGTATTTCTCATGCACCAAATGCTGTGAAGACTTCATTCTACTTAGCAGAATTTTTAGTTTCTGAAG CTCGGAAAAACAATCACCACTTTGAGAACGAAGTTAAGGAGACTGCATCCTTGATTTACAAGTTCTATCCAATTTATACtggaaatatttcttcatttcagCAATCTTATATGTTTGACTGA